In Asterias rubens chromosome 2, eAstRub1.3, whole genome shotgun sequence, the sequence ACGTTTGCTCTCAAAAAGTAACGTCACGAGTGATGTTAAGGCCATCAAGAGAAAACCGAAAAGTCAACATCCTGTACGACAAAGTTTGATTTCAATGACAAGGTTCTGTTATTTAAGGCAACCCTAGACACTGTTGGcttaagaccagtattctcactcgatgTATCCCACTATATGACAATTTGGacgcaattggtcatcaaattttcaagagaataatgaaatagaaACACCATAGTTGCAtaattatttgtgtgctttcagacagcattaagtcttttaatatttgagtcaGAAATGACATCTTTCTATCAAAAtgacattacttcagagggagccgtttttcacaatgtttaatacatggccaacagctctccattgctcattaccaagtaagtttttatgctaataattattttgagtaattaccaatagcgtccagtgcctctaCAGTTTGGAAGGAGATATGTAACTGAAAAGTCAACATCCTGTACGCGGTTCTATGCCAATGACAAGGTTCAATGACAAGGTTCTTTGCCAACATTGCTGACAGTGACACGGTTTTAAAAAATGAACACAGGGTCAAAGGTTATGACCTTCACTATTGCATGGTCTTTGTGGTTTCTGCAAAGCTCTGTAGATTGAGTAGAAGTAACAAGTGGTATTTGCAGTTCATGCATGGATGGAGCTtttgataaaacattttgaagctTAAACAGGAAGTACATAGTAAGACATGTGAATGATGTTGGGTAAATACTACATGATGTAAAAAGCGTTGGTTTTAATGCACTTGCAATGCAAAAagtatttataacaaaattatatttgtaATTCGCTTTGAAAGCCTCTCATTTTTGTATAATGAACATAacatatgtgacccgctacgtgaaaatgagtcagatgttgacaatttcaaggattgagttatatgcatggctggaaagaacacaccaacagcagtaatttggtataatgtctaagctttggggtgtatcgtgTTGCTGAGTTACTTCCGTTTAAAATTAGTCAATAcatcattttttctgaaaaacgaattacaagtaaagtgatgttttaaactaccatttcgcgcaaaaggatataaattagacataagtatgatcacaaaattgttgtattcatagctttattgcataaaagtaagtgttctaaaggttaaccatgcaaatataaatcttaacaagtaaaaaaaaaaaataataaataaaaatgattttttttctctttttttttccacattaaactgtccattacttaataatgcattgggcgacatctgactcattttctcgtagcgggtcacatatagGACATTGCTGTACTGCACAGTGGTATCCCGATATCTGTTTTCCTGTGACAAAAGATTTTAGAGATCTGTAATTCAAATCTTAGGTGAAGCCATGTTCCAATTGGAATTTTTAAAATAACGTGACATttctgtacaaaacaaaattaaatcatgGTAAACTGACCTCAACTTACCGCACCTgcgatgtaaaactaacaggccACGCAGCCACGGTAACTTAACGAGGTTGATAGAAAGTCCAATGGGACCAGCTTCGTGCTGTCATGTTGTAAAACTGATTGCAAACGTCGCAAAATATAAGTCCAGTTGTGAACCCACGGTAGAACACCAACCCTATAGTCATGGAAACTTTCCGCCTGGCAGCGACAGAAAAAGTGAAATGGGAACAcagcttaaagggacacgttgccttggatcgggtgagATGGTTTAATGAGAAGTGTTTGAAGCCGTTCGTATGAATAAAAGGGTTATCCTGTGTTGTAAAAGtcaaatataatgatccacataatAATGCTTtgaaattgcattgttttccttttgttttacgaattaacacggtcggccatttggtggtgtcacaaatttgacttcacaaaatggcatgccgtgttagttcacagcGTTTAGGATCACCATGCAATTTCATGGCattattgtgtggatcattatagtctactctcaaaacatctttccaaccatgcattttataaaggtttcaaatgcttttcatagaccaactcgcccaatccaaggcaacatgtccctaaATGTAAGAACTACATTAGTAATAATGTCACCAGATTACCATTCCATGGCCAATACATGGAGGTGGTGCATTTTGGATGTCAGATATTTCTCATAAAATctgtcattttcatgaaataaatcagttctcaatttaaaaaagtttcctttgtgtttgtTTCGCCTTTCAAGCGGCGCTTGCAAGCATTTCAGGGCAGGACTGTGGTTGCATGACTTTCATTTTAATTGAGAGTGTACTGCAGTGTATGCGAAAAATTATTGGCGCCCGCACAAACAAATGCGAACACAGTCACATatgtatttggtcattcggaaaactgaacaccgGGTACAGTGCActtgtttttttacaatgtacattcCTACACCCACACCCACACAAGTCAGATTTAAGCAATTTATGGTACTACATTCATAGGATTCCAGGTCCCTGTTTTTATTGCACAATGGTGTTGAACTTGGTGACATTAACTCCTGAATAAGTACAATGCACAGGAGTAGCTGAGGGCTTTATCTATAAGTGGAGCATGGATAGCTTGAGTACATTGTTGACCTTGCATTTGCAGacacttttaaaggaacacgttgccttggatcggacgagttggtctatgaaaagcgtttgaaaccgttgttatgaaatgcatatggttaggaagatgttttaaaagtagaatataatgatccacacaagtatcactcaaaattgcacggttttccttttacgtcgcgaactaacacggtcggccatttatgggagtcaaagttttgactcccataaaacgaaacccacgcaatttaaagccattggaccctttcggttcagaaaaaaaaaaaaaagttcacagatttacaaataacttacagggtttacagaaggcaatggtgaaagacttctcttgaaatattattccatgaaatgctttactttttgagaaaacagcaaaacaatataaattctcgttaacgagaattacggatttattttaaacacatgtcatgacatggcgaaaagcgcgtaaacaagggtgggattttccgttgttttctcccgactccgatgaccgattgagcctaaatttacacaggtttgttatttgatatagaagttgtggtacacaaagtctgggccttggacaacactgtttaccgaaagggtccaatggctttaaagtagcGTAATGCAAGTAATGTGGATTCTATTACACAATTGGAAACAAATGCGTAGGCGGTGCACTGTTTACCACATGGCAATCATTACCATGGGTTTTGGAACAATGCAAAATGTATGGATTTGTATACATATTCAGGTTCTAGTATGACAGTTAGCATAAAAAGCATGTAcattatttgccataacaggcctgggcccaatttcatagagctgctcagcacaaaaatgtgcttagcatgaaatttcttcattgataaaaacaggattaccaaccaaattaattttgatttggtgcatattgcttgttaaatacaggtattcagctgttgtttgcttatcctgaaaagcacgtggaaatttggttggtaatcctgtttttatcaaagcaaaaatttcatgctaagcaaatttttgtgcttaacagctccatgacattgggccctgtatgcttcgttgttGAGAGGGCAAtggcacaaaggcattttctccccGGTAAAGCACCCTATGTGAAAATTGTAAATTACGACTGTGGCTCCAgagcatttaaagggcaccaaggcatggaggcaatctccTACATGTACGTTGCCTCTGTCAAATATTTGGACCGAGAGTAAAAAAGTATGCGaggaattgactcccaaaatggtggtTCAAATGAGGCGCATACATTTGTGAGGGTACATTGTGCAAAGAGTCAAAACATGCACCTGTgtatgatacatgtatgtttcagAAAAGTTTTATATTCATTATGACACATGGAGGCAAGTTGTTCCTCCATGGAGCCACATCCGagctgtgtgtgtttttaatgtgaTTATTAATGTTACCAGATTTGAGAAATGCTTGCGGTTGAAATGGAAAGCAGTTAAAATGGTGTCCATTTCATTTTGGCTTCTCAGAACTGCGCGTCATTTGAAACCTTGCTTTGTGCTTGAGCCTTTCGCTTCTTTGATGGTACTCCAATCAAAGGCAGGGTAGCCTACACTtgttgtaattgtcaaaaaccagtattctccttcagtgtatccaaacatacatgtattagaaaattgtaagaaaaaaccacccttgttgcaaagaattgtgtactttcagatgtgTGAGAAAGGCTTCACGCCTAAATCCTTTTTTCAGATTCaataatttttgtcaaaatcacCTCTTTCCCTACATTGTTTgaaaaggggtaatttctaacAACTcgccagtgctctttaccaagaagGTCATAAAATTAacttgtggagtaattaccagaaGTACACCCTGCCTGACAACTATTACATAATCTGATtgaatctacatgtagctacatgtaAGTCACACACTATAAAACTGTCTTTGATAGGTAATTTGCAATTATATAACATGTAGACTTATCTGCTCCATTATTCACTGGCAGGAAACGCGTAGAATTGTTTTCCTAATTAGAGAGGGCAATCAATGTATATTATGTCTTTAAAACGAATGCCCCTGGCTTGGTCCGTTAACAGCTCCAGCCACCAACAgccattaccacgcagtgaagactggGTCCAAACCCTTCACACAGGCCCAATATAGCGAGATCGAAAGTGAAAACGAAAACAAGagtgataaaaatgcacgcccttgattggttgatgaaaggcagtggacactattggtaattactcacaataattttttgcataaaaagttacttggtaatgagtaatggggagatgttgatggtataaaacattgtgagaaagtgctctctctgaagtaacaaagttttcgagaagtttgattttgagacctcagatttggaatttgatgtctcgaaatcaagcatcttaaagcacacaactttgtgtgagaagggtgttttttaatttcattcataTGTCGTAACTTCGCagcaatttgagctcaaatttttacaggtttattattttatgcatttaagTTAAATTACAACAAGTgggatgactggtctttgacaattaccaatagtgtctattgtCTTTAAGCGTGGAACAAAtccaaccaatagaatgcgttctctttgcgtcgtgatcattatcgttttcattatcgctgcaggGTGGCTCTGCCTTTATTCCTTAATTGTACTTCAATTGAAGCACACACACACCCTAAAACTGTTCATGATTGGtaatttacataaaatataGTACTTATCTGACAGgaaacagggccaaatttcatagagctgctaagcaaaaaaatttcttccctggtaaaaacaggattaccaactaaatttcaatttgttgcatattccttgttactggtattcagctgttgtttgctcatcctgaaaatcacgttaaaatttggttggtaatcctgtttttatcaaggaagaaatttcatgctaagcaaatttctgtgcttagcagctctatgaaattgggccctggttacaTTGAACTCATAATGAGTAATGGCAACCATTGTATATTATTATGTTAAAAACAGTTAGTGGGATATCAGTCTTCATCACTATGGCTATGCTAGACAGTGAGTTAGATTGAAACCAAGCcaaactattggttattattcaaaataattgtaagcataaaaacttacttggtaacgagtgacggagagctgttgatagtataaaacattgtgagaaacagattCCTcttaaataatgttgtttttgagaaagagctaatttctcCTTCAaaaagccttttttaggcatctgaaagcacacaagttggtGCAGCtaggatgttttttgttttattattttcttgcaacttcgatgaccaattgagtccaaattttcacagatttgttattttatgcataaaatgttggtctttgacaattatcaaaggtgttcagtgccctTAGCAGAGCCAACAAAGTATAACAATGTTGAAACACTATGACTCTTTGTCTCATTCACGAAATGAGTTAATGAATGACAAAAGTCTAGGGGCCTTATACCCAGGTATTGATAATATACCCTGTGTGCAGTGTTGTAGTCCGGACCTGATAGTCCGAGACAAAGACTTTAAGGACCGAGACCTTTATCAGTTAATGATCACATTAATTAATAAAAGTGGCGTGCTAAAGCACCGGATTCGatctctggtgtttgatcagcagagtgtgggtttgagtcccggtcgtgacacttgctacgtaaaattggggaggtcgTGCTGTCTGCTCTACCGGcaaggcttcggattgatgatacccaagcctacatccgtatggactgtaaaaggggtaaccctgtttcagacctaggagtaggtggcaacagcctctggaataaaataattgtagcccacaccttgaagtggccttgaaGTGGcctgtgtgtctggcgacttgcataacaaaaagttGTGCAACTGTGTGATTGATTGTGGGCACAATTTTAGTTTCATTGAAGAGCAAGTGCAAgtaaacaatttgtaaaaataattgtaacaacCAAGCTACTTGACTTGTGTTTGAATGCTAGGCTCTTTAGTGGGACATGTGGTGAGTAAATTGAAAACTCTAAAATAAACtaataaaatacacatttttttaaattttatttcagaTCATACCAAAATGAGGATGGTTCAATGCAAAGCTGATGAAAACGAGTCAATTTGAGAACATTTGAGTTTCCGAATATACTGCAAATCGGGGACAACATGGCACTCCGTAACTTTCATCTGGTTATCTTTTTGACTTGCATAGTTTGTCTGCATGTTTGTGCGGCAGACACAACCAATGCAGCTGCGGACCAGACTGGAACAGATATTTCTACAGATGGTTTCCTTGAACCTAGTGGAACAACTGCAGAACCAGAACCAACGAGTGAGCCTACCACTGAGTTGGAACCCGAACCAACAAGTGAGCCAACACCGGAACCAGAGCCAGAACCGACAAGTAATCATCCACCTGAATCGGCAGAACCAACATCTCCAGAACCGGAACCAAGCGGTGAGCTAACATCTCCAGAACCGGAACCAAGTGGTGAGCCTTCTTCAGAACCGGAGCCCAAACCAAGTGGTGAGCCTACTTCAGAACCGGAGCCCGAACCAAGTGGTGAGCCTTCTTCAGAACCGGAGCCCGAACCAAGTGGTGAGCCTTCTTCGGAACCGGAACCAGACACCACAGAGCTCCCACCATTTGCAGAGCCGGTTCCAGATTGGAAGATAGCCTTACCACTCTATGGGTACTTCTGGTACGTTCATATTTACATCCTCGGCTCACTCTTTGCTCTGTTGGCGTTGTATTCCTTGGTGAGTCTGATTCGTCTGAGGAAACGTCGACTGTTGAGCATGGGTTACTTTGTCGCCCTGAACCTGATGATGTTGGTAATGGGTGTGGATCGCGCAGTGTATCTCTTCGTGGACGCGTATAACCATAAGCAGATATTCCCACTACCAGTTGCATACATGCTTCTTGGTATGGGGTTCCCCTGTCTATCATCTGCTTTCAGCATCTTATTCCTGGCGTTGCTGAATTCGACTAAAACACAACTTGTGTCACGGAAGGTACAGGGACCTAAAGCCCTGTCTGCCATGATCACGTTTCATTTTACGATTTCTATTTTGGTTGATGTGATTGTGGGACTTTTTACAAAAGCTCAAGTCTTGTTGCTCCTCTGCCAGGCAGTCTTTCTCATCTGGGGACTCTTCTTGTCCGTCAGCTATCTTGTCATATTTCGCAGACTTCACATTTCGTCCTTGCGACAGTTCCGCGAGTTGAACCGACTCAGCATGACGAAGCGCACTACATCACTTTACGGCATCTCCCCGTTTATGAAGAAACCGAGAAACAATTGGAGTAGTGCAATCAAGGTGACTCTGCTGACCTCCTTCTTTGGAGTAACAATCGGGCTGCTTCAGCTGTACGGCATTCTAGTGGTGTATGGACCGTTGGGTGAAAAGGTTCCAGAGCCTTGGTCCTGGGTTTGGTACCAGCTGGCATTCAGAATCTGCGAGTTTGCTATGTGCGCGCTGATGAGCTACGTAGCTACTCAGCCGTTTCGGTACACAGTCAGCGGGAAAGAAAAACCCATGTGTATGGAGTGTACTAAATGCATGTGTTGCAATGTCATCACTGGAAAGACGAGTCATGATTTGAACGCACACAGTGTGGATTCTTATCGACTTGTTAGTGGAGACTTTGACGCTTCAGCGACATTTCAGGCAAATGACTACAACCCAACTACAAATGCCATGCAAGTCCAACAAGGCAAGCCAGTTCAAACAGAAACCCTTCCACTAGCTTCTGGAAGTCCACAGTCATCCCCGACTGGTTTCTACCCAAGAGGTGTCTCTCTTCCACTCGATGACAGCATGAGCACCTTCAAGCCTCAAACATTGCATTCCAATAACGCAGATGATAAAATGGCggacaacacaaaaaacaatttagCTCTGAAAATGCCGAAGCAGTCCACAAGTTTCAAAGAGACCAATAATGCAGCTCCACTTCCAAAAAAAGTGAGCATACCCGCTTCTGCACCAGTAATCAGCACCCAAGATCCCTTCAAGGATAACATGTGTACGGTAATAACCGACATGTTTCCCGGTGAAAACATTagtagtaaaaacaaaaacaaccatcATTCATGCCCTTCGACACCATTACAAGAGAGTAGTCCAAGCTCAAAAGCAAGAGGTTTCCCTCAACGTTTGTCATTGTCGAGTCTGCAGTTAGATGATAAAACTGCGAGCTCTGCTCCAGAGAGAAATGAAGAAGCGGAGGTTTCATCAAAGAATCCGGATACAAAAGAGAATTCAACGGAGCAGATGAGCAAAATCCAGACGGATGAACAAATATTGAACAGAGCTGAGCAAGACGAGAATGACATTGTATATGTTTAGGCAATGTTTTAGAGTCAGGGGATAATGAAACATACagtggaaaatgtttttaaacaatacaaCTTAAATCAGCAAATGGTATGTGTATGAACTTTGGAATCCGTTGTTAATATCTACCAAATCATGAACGCTGTGGTTACGTGTCACGTGAACACAGGAAATGTTAAAAAGTGTTTTCATTATAGGAAGTTTCGGTTTTAGGTGTGGTAAGAAAACCCCTGAGAATTATTCTGTGGGAAAATCCATGCAAtctggtagggactgaaaacccctTCCACATATTGCCCAAGCAGAGTTCAAACAGGGGTCTTAGAGGTAAAAGGCGAGGAACAAAACAACTATGCCAACTCGACCAAGTGTTTGCTAGATTGTTACAAACAATTGACAAGAAGTAttttaagttatcacacaagcgcaggtggaatacaaaaaaatatagcgcttctgcgtcccatatccaactcgaaggccgagttggatatgggacgcagacgcgctaaaTTTTTTCGTATTTCACAAGCGCGCATgtgataacgaatttatcttccagtctcacttgcaacgcgcaaaattaaaaatttcagAGCGTTATTTaacgcgcacaaagtttagaatgtaatttttgcactgtccgtatacggagcgtgacaaaattacatttcacaatacgcactgtgtaataaaaacagaggaagtaggatataaaacagaggtcgtagcatatatgtttttatccccctagtagttcgtgcttctgattggtggattagcgcgtactggaagataaatacTCATACACACTGTGCATTCCTGTAAGTTTTTAAGACTTATttctaatatttatttattcagttCGCTTTctgaaattattgttattttttttgccaaacaatttcttaaaaaaatgtgaagtagccaacttcacagtttgtttaaatattactcttcagttttgttttgctgttgtaCCTGTACAGTACTTGTAGAAATGTAAATTCTCTACAAATGCCACCCTAGCAGGATGACTTGGTCTTATTCTTCGTATCAAACGGTAACCGCTGCATATTATTGTAGATTTTTATTCACATAAATTTGTCTTCTAGACAGAGGAAATCTGCAAACCTTACATGGATAGTTCCCTGCTGTTTCTTTCTTAACCCTCTATGTAttcatcttcttttttttaaagttctttcCAACTTGGAGTCATTTTTAATCATTGAGCAACTTACAAAGAATTTTACAACTATGCTGAATATACCGTAGTGATGTCTGATCTCCCTGAACATCATGT encodes:
- the LOC117305975 gene encoding proline-rich transmembrane protein 4-like isoform X2, which translates into the protein MALRNFHLVIFLTCIVCLHVCAADTTNAAADQTGTEPTSEPTTELEPEPTSEPTPEPEPEPTSNHPPESAEPTSPEPEPSGELTSPEPEPSGEPSSEPEPKPSGEPTSEPEPEPSGEPSSEPEPEPSGEPSSEPEPDTTELPPFAEPVPDWKIALPLYGYFWYVHIYILGSLFALLALYSLVSLIRLRKRRLLSMGYFVALNLMMLVMGVDRAVYLFVDAYNHKQIFPLPVAYMLLGMGFPCLSSAFSILFLALLNSTKTQLVSRKVQGPKALSAMITFHFTISILVDVIVGLFTKAQVLLLLCQAVFLIWGLFLSVSYLVIFRRLHISSLRQFRELNRLSMTKRTTSLYGISPFMKKPRNNWSSAIKVTLLTSFFGVTIGLLQLYGILVVYGPLGEKVPEPWSWVWYQLAFRICEFAMCALMSYVATQPFRYTVSGKEKPMCMECTKCMCCNVITGKTSHDLNAHSVDSYRLVSGDFDASATFQANDYNPTTNAMQVQQGKPVQTETLPLASGSPQSSPTGFYPRGVSLPLDDSMSTFKPQTLHSNNADDKMADNTKNNLALKMPKQSTSFKETNNAAPLPKKVSIPASAPVISTQDPFKDNMCTVITDMFPGENISSKNKNNHHSCPSTPLQESSPSSKARGFPQRLSLSSLQLDDKTASSAPERNEEAEVSSKNPDTKENSTEQMSKIQTDEQILNRAEQDENDIVYV
- the LOC117305975 gene encoding proline-rich transmembrane protein 4-like isoform X1, whose product is MALRNFHLVIFLTCIVCLHVCAADTTNAAADQTGTEPTSEPTTELEPEPTSEPTPEPEPEPTSNHPPESAEPTSPEPEPSGELTSPEPEPSGEPSSEPEPKPSGEPTSEPEPEPSGEPSSEPEPEPSGEPSSEPEPDTTELPPFAEPVPDWKIALPLYGYFWYVHIYILGSLFALLALYSLVSLIRLRKRRLLSMGYFVALNLMMLVMGVDRAVYLFVDAYNHKQIFPLPVAYMLLGMGFPCLSSAFSILFLALLNSTKTQLVSRKVQGPKALSAMITFHFTISILVDVIVGLFTKAQVLLLLCQAVFLIWGLFLSVSYLVIFRRLHISSLRQFRELNRLSMTKRTTSLYGISPFMKKPRNNWSSAIKVTLLTSFFGVTIGLLQLYGILVVYGPLGEKVPEPWSWVWYQLAFRICEFAMCALMSYVATQPFRYTVSGKEKPMCMECTKCMCCNVITGKTSHDLNAHSVDSYRLVSGDFDASATFQANDYNPTTNAMQVQQGKPVQTETLPLASGSPQSSPTGFYPRGVSLPLDDSMSTFKPQTLHSNNADDKMADNTKNNLALKMPKQSTSFKETNNAAPLPKKVSIPASAPVISTQDPFKDNMCTVITDMFPGENISSKNKNNHHSCPSTPLQESSPSSKARGFPQRLSLSSLQLDDKTASSAPERNEEAEVSSKNPDTKENSTEQMSKIQTDEQILNRAEQDENDIVYV